A single genomic interval of Agromyces cerinus harbors:
- a CDS encoding DUF1918 domain-containing protein produces the protein MHATVGEHLTIQGKQVGQAPRRGEILEVRGEDGGPPYLVRFDDGHETLLFPGADCVFEHEQQAT, from the coding sequence ATGCACGCAACCGTCGGAGAACACCTCACCATCCAGGGCAAGCAGGTCGGCCAGGCGCCGCGTCGCGGCGAGATCCTCGAGGTGCGCGGCGAAGACGGCGGCCCGCCCTACCTCGTGCGGTTCGACGACGGTCACGAGACGCTGCTCTTCCCCGGCGCCGACTGCGTCTTCGAGCACGAGCAGCAGGCGACCTGA
- a CDS encoding FBP domain-containing protein, whose product MQPLDENDVRSLFGNANAAELEQLALPVRFFVTEWAPLDAFGWRDPRIPSRGYLVTELDGLPVGIVLRAADRTGSHHRAAICNLCHTHQPGDQVELFSARRAGAAGERGDTIGTYICADLACQETVRLGRPPAPSEVLPSAHELERIEGLARRTRAFVADVLGVG is encoded by the coding sequence ATGCAGCCGCTCGACGAGAACGACGTCCGCTCGCTCTTCGGCAATGCGAACGCCGCCGAGCTCGAGCAGCTCGCGCTTCCGGTGCGCTTCTTCGTGACCGAGTGGGCGCCGCTCGACGCGTTCGGCTGGCGCGACCCCCGCATCCCGTCGCGCGGCTACCTCGTGACCGAACTCGATGGGCTGCCCGTCGGCATCGTGCTCCGCGCCGCCGACCGCACCGGCTCGCATCATCGGGCCGCCATCTGCAACCTCTGCCACACCCACCAGCCGGGCGACCAGGTCGAGCTGTTCTCAGCCCGCCGGGCGGGCGCGGCCGGCGAGCGCGGCGACACCATCGGCACCTACATCTGCGCCGACCTCGCCTGCCAGGAGACCGTGCGCCTCGGGCGCCCGCCTGCGCCGTCGGAGGTGCTGCCGAGCGCCCACGAACTCGAGCGCATCGAGGGGCTCGCCCGTCGCACACGGGCGTTCGTCGCCGATGTGCTCGGCGTCGGCTGA
- a CDS encoding NAD-dependent succinate-semialdehyde dehydrogenase: MTTATQEATVLDRINGGLFIGGEWVDAEGGRTLAVIDPATGATIKEIADASVADGIKALDAAVAAQDAWAATAPRERGELLRRAFDLLQERKEDFALLMTMEMGKPLAEARGEVAYGGEFLRWFSEEAVRISGRYGLNPEGTGNMIVSQRPVGPSFFITPWNFPLAMATRKIAPALAAGCTVVIKPPALTPLTTLAFVQLLEEVGLPAGVVNVIATSTSSKVSGPIIADPRLRKLSFTGSTEVGRSLMKEAAQGILRTSMELGGNAPFVIFEDADLDKAVDGAMLAKFRNIGQACTAANRFIVHESVAHEFGKRVAERVQAMRVGRGTEDGIAIGPLIDAKAVASTDELVGDAVAKGATVLTGGTVIEGEGTFYAPTVLGSVPADARLLREEIFGPVLGITTFSSEDEAVRLANDTEYGLVSYVFTQDLARGHRMINRLATGMMGLNTGLVSNAAAPFGGIKQSGIGREGGLEGIHEYLDTKYTLIPVS; encoded by the coding sequence ATGACGACTGCAACACAGGAAGCGACCGTGCTCGACCGCATCAACGGCGGGCTCTTCATCGGCGGCGAATGGGTCGACGCCGAGGGCGGCAGGACGCTCGCCGTCATCGACCCCGCGACCGGTGCGACGATCAAGGAGATCGCCGATGCATCCGTCGCCGATGGCATCAAGGCGCTCGACGCCGCGGTCGCCGCGCAGGACGCGTGGGCGGCGACGGCTCCGCGCGAGCGCGGCGAACTGCTGCGCCGGGCGTTCGACCTGCTGCAGGAGCGCAAGGAGGACTTCGCGCTCCTCATGACCATGGAGATGGGCAAGCCCCTCGCCGAGGCGCGCGGCGAGGTCGCCTACGGCGGCGAGTTCCTGCGCTGGTTCAGCGAAGAGGCCGTGCGCATCTCGGGCCGCTATGGGCTGAACCCCGAGGGCACCGGCAACATGATCGTCTCGCAGCGCCCGGTCGGCCCGTCGTTCTTCATCACGCCGTGGAACTTCCCGCTCGCGATGGCGACCCGCAAGATCGCACCCGCGCTCGCCGCAGGCTGCACCGTCGTCATCAAGCCCCCGGCACTCACGCCGCTCACGACCCTCGCGTTCGTGCAGCTGCTCGAAGAGGTCGGCCTCCCGGCCGGCGTCGTCAACGTCATCGCGACGTCGACCTCGTCGAAGGTCTCGGGCCCGATCATCGCCGACCCGCGCCTGCGCAAGCTCAGCTTCACGGGGTCGACCGAGGTCGGCCGCAGCCTGATGAAGGAGGCCGCACAGGGCATCCTCCGCACCTCGATGGAGCTCGGCGGCAACGCGCCGTTCGTCATCTTCGAGGACGCCGACCTCGACAAGGCCGTCGACGGCGCGATGCTCGCCAAGTTCCGCAACATCGGACAGGCCTGCACCGCCGCCAACCGCTTCATCGTGCACGAGTCGGTGGCCCACGAGTTCGGCAAGCGGGTCGCCGAGCGCGTGCAGGCCATGCGCGTCGGCCGCGGCACCGAAGACGGCATCGCCATCGGCCCGCTGATCGACGCGAAGGCGGTCGCCTCGACCGACGAGCTCGTCGGCGACGCCGTCGCCAAGGGCGCCACGGTGCTCACCGGCGGCACCGTGATCGAGGGCGAGGGCACGTTCTACGCCCCGACCGTGCTCGGCTCCGTGCCGGCCGACGCCCGCCTCCTCCGCGAGGAGATCTTCGGCCCGGTGCTCGGCATCACGACGTTCTCGAGCGAAGACGAGGCCGTGCGCCTCGCCAACGACACCGAGTACGGCCTCGTCTCCTACGTCTTCACGCAGGACCTGGCCCGCGGCCACCGCATGATCAACCGCCTCGCCACGGGAATGATGGGCCTGAACACCGGCCTCGTCTCGAACGCGGCGGCGCCGTTCGGCGGCATCAAGCAGTCGGGCATCGGCCGCGAGGGCGGACTCGAGGGCATCCACGAATACCTCGACACGAAGTACACGCTCATCCCCGTGAGCTGA
- a CDS encoding bile acid:sodium symporter family protein codes for MGSALTTIGLPVALGIIMFGLGLSLTPGDFARVAKHPKAVIIALVCQLLVLPALCLGLVLVFQLPPVLAVGMMLLAASPGGTTANLYSHLFRGDVALNISLTAINSVLAVFTLPLITNLAIAFFLPGDDGLGLQLAKVVEVFAIVLLPVLLGMLVRWWRPGFADRMDKPVRIASVVILVIVIAGAIVSNLDLLLENFGSLAAITVLFCVLSLTIGYLVPRMLRVGPAQSIASSFEIGIHNATLAIVIAQTVIGSVEMSLPAAVYGVLMFFVALGFGFLIRRRGPAPERADAAADAMPAAAQADAGEPAS; via the coding sequence ATGGGATCAGCGTTGACCACCATCGGACTCCCCGTCGCCCTCGGCATCATCATGTTCGGGCTCGGACTCTCACTCACCCCGGGCGATTTCGCGCGGGTGGCGAAGCATCCGAAGGCGGTGATCATCGCCCTCGTCTGCCAGCTGCTCGTGCTGCCGGCGCTCTGCCTCGGCCTCGTGCTCGTCTTCCAGCTGCCGCCGGTGCTCGCGGTCGGCATGATGCTGCTCGCCGCGTCGCCCGGCGGCACGACGGCGAACCTCTACAGTCACCTGTTCCGCGGCGACGTCGCCCTGAACATCTCGCTCACGGCGATCAACTCGGTGCTCGCCGTCTTCACCCTGCCGCTCATCACGAACCTCGCGATCGCGTTCTTCCTGCCCGGTGACGACGGGCTCGGGCTGCAGCTCGCCAAGGTCGTCGAGGTGTTCGCGATCGTGCTGCTGCCCGTGCTGCTCGGCATGCTCGTGCGCTGGTGGCGCCCCGGCTTCGCCGACCGCATGGACAAGCCCGTGCGCATCGCATCGGTCGTGATCCTCGTGATCGTCATCGCCGGCGCGATCGTCTCGAACCTCGACCTGCTGCTCGAGAACTTCGGCAGTCTCGCGGCGATCACCGTGCTCTTCTGCGTGCTGAGCCTGACGATCGGCTACCTCGTGCCGCGCATGCTGCGCGTCGGGCCCGCCCAGTCGATCGCGAGCTCGTTCGAGATCGGCATCCACAACGCGACGCTCGCGATCGTCATCGCCCAGACCGTCATCGGCAGCGTCGAGATGAGCCTGCCCGCCGCGGTCTACGGCGTGCTGATGTTCTTCGTGGCGCTCGGCTTCGGCTTCCTGATCCGTCGGCGGGGCCCGGCACCCGAGCGAGCGGATGCCGCGGCCGACGCGATGCCGGCCGCTGCGCAGGCCGACGCGGGGGAGCCCGCGAGCTGA
- a CDS encoding SGNH/GDSL hydrolase family protein — MFHSYAAIGDSFTEGVGDELPDGSVRGWADFVAIGLAAAAREPIGYANLAIRGRKLGPIIDEQLDAAISLRPELLSFNGGGNDMLRPRMDEQVTATRFRDAIERIRAEGIHVLMLSGANPTDHIPMGKVFDARGARLTAALVDLADRPGVTFVDNFNDLGLRDIRYWSPDKLHLNALGHARVASNVLTGLGVAVPVEWGVEEVAAAPAGPKSRNTAAYYREFVLPWIGRRLTGRSSGDGRAAKRPTLAPVPDAAA, encoded by the coding sequence ATGTTCCACTCCTACGCGGCGATCGGCGACAGCTTCACCGAGGGCGTCGGCGATGAGCTGCCCGACGGTTCGGTGCGAGGCTGGGCGGACTTCGTGGCGATCGGCCTCGCCGCCGCGGCGCGCGAGCCCATCGGCTACGCGAACCTCGCGATCCGCGGTCGCAAGCTCGGCCCGATCATCGACGAGCAGCTCGACGCGGCGATCTCCCTGCGCCCCGAGCTCCTGAGCTTCAACGGCGGCGGCAACGACATGCTGCGCCCCCGCATGGACGAGCAGGTCACGGCCACGCGGTTCCGCGACGCGATCGAGCGCATCCGCGCCGAGGGCATCCACGTGCTCATGCTGAGCGGCGCGAACCCGACCGACCACATCCCCATGGGCAAGGTGTTCGACGCGCGCGGCGCACGCCTCACCGCCGCGCTCGTCGACCTCGCCGACCGCCCCGGCGTCACGTTCGTCGACAACTTCAACGATCTGGGCCTCCGCGACATCCGTTACTGGTCGCCCGACAAGCTGCACCTGAACGCCCTCGGCCACGCGCGCGTCGCGAGCAACGTGCTGACCGGACTCGGCGTGGCCGTGCCGGTCGAGTGGGGCGTCGAAGAGGTCGCTGCGGCGCCCGCCGGCCCCAAGAGCCGCAATACCGCCGCGTACTACCGCGAGTTCGTGCTGCCGTGGATCGGCCGCCGCCTCACGGGCCGCTCATCGGGCGACGGGCGCGCCGCGAAGCGGCCGACGCTCGCGCCGGTCCCGGATGCCGCCGCCTGA
- a CDS encoding GH1 family beta-glucosidase, producing the protein MADAATPDTTAETLTFPKGFRWGAATAAFQIEGSTSEGGRGESIWDVFTRTPGLVIDGSNAELAADSYRRYRDDVELLAGLDADDYRFSISWPRVQPGGTGPANEAGLAYYDRLVDELLTAGIAPVPTLYHWDLPQELEAAGGWLNRDTAYRLAEYAGLVVDRLGDRVQRWITLNEPAMTTLQGYALGSQAPGHALMMGSLPTAHHQLLAHGLVVAAIRERGDAEVGITNNHTLMVPASDAPADQFAAGAFDLIYNRIFADPVLTGAYPDLSGFGLEAMPGLEDGDLELIGAPIDFYGINFYNPTLVAAPSEGSEFAAAGLPFEPVEFENVPTTGFDWPIMPETFTELLVSFARDYGDRLPPVVITENGASFPDEVVGGAATGAVHDERRIDYVDRHITAVRRAIDQGVDVRGYYLWSLTDNFEWAEGYTQRFGLVHIDFETGERTPKDSYAWYRDRIAASRG; encoded by the coding sequence ATGGCCGATGCCGCCACCCCCGACACCACGGCCGAGACGCTGACGTTCCCGAAGGGATTCCGCTGGGGCGCCGCCACCGCGGCCTTCCAGATCGAGGGCTCGACGAGCGAGGGCGGCCGCGGCGAGTCCATCTGGGACGTCTTCACCCGCACGCCCGGCCTCGTGATCGACGGCTCGAACGCCGAGCTCGCCGCCGACAGCTACCGGCGCTACCGCGACGACGTCGAGCTGCTTGCCGGCCTCGACGCCGACGACTACCGCTTCTCGATCTCGTGGCCGCGGGTGCAGCCCGGCGGCACCGGCCCCGCGAACGAGGCCGGGCTCGCGTACTACGACCGCCTCGTCGACGAGCTGCTCACCGCCGGCATCGCGCCGGTGCCGACGCTTTACCACTGGGACCTCCCGCAGGAGCTCGAGGCCGCAGGCGGCTGGCTGAACCGCGACACGGCCTACCGGCTCGCCGAGTACGCGGGGCTCGTGGTCGACCGCCTCGGCGACCGCGTGCAGCGCTGGATCACCCTCAACGAGCCCGCGATGACGACCCTGCAGGGCTACGCGCTCGGCAGCCAGGCGCCGGGCCACGCGCTCATGATGGGTTCGCTGCCGACCGCCCACCACCAGCTGCTGGCGCACGGCCTCGTCGTCGCCGCGATCCGCGAGCGCGGCGACGCCGAGGTCGGCATCACGAACAACCACACGCTGATGGTGCCGGCATCGGATGCCCCGGCCGACCAGTTCGCGGCCGGCGCCTTCGACCTGATCTACAACCGCATCTTCGCCGACCCGGTGCTCACGGGCGCCTACCCCGACCTCTCGGGCTTCGGCCTGGAGGCGATGCCGGGCCTCGAAGACGGCGACCTCGAGCTCATCGGTGCGCCGATCGACTTCTACGGCATCAACTTCTACAACCCGACGCTGGTTGCCGCGCCGAGCGAGGGCTCGGAGTTCGCCGCAGCGGGCCTGCCGTTCGAACCCGTCGAGTTCGAGAACGTGCCGACCACGGGCTTCGACTGGCCGATCATGCCCGAGACGTTCACCGAGCTGCTCGTCTCGTTCGCACGCGACTACGGCGACCGGCTGCCGCCCGTCGTCATCACCGAGAACGGAGCGTCGTTCCCCGACGAGGTCGTGGGCGGTGCCGCGACCGGAGCCGTGCACGACGAGCGGCGCATCGACTACGTCGACCGGCACATCACGGCGGTGCGGCGCGCGATCGACCAGGGCGTCGACGTGCGCGGCTACTACCTGTGGTCGCTCACTGACAACTTCGAGTGGGCCGAGGGGTACACGCAGCGGTTCGGGCTCGTGCACATCGACTTCGAGACCGGCGAGCGCACGCCGAAGGACTCGTACGCCTGGTACCGCGACCGAATCGCGGCGTCGCGCGGCTGA
- the gabT gene encoding 4-aminobutyrate--2-oxoglutarate transaminase, translating into MTLVDTPATMTGGPALAQERRLVTAIPGPRSQELMARKAAAVASGVGHTLPISVVAAGGGVIVDADGNSLIDLGSGIAVTGVGNSAPRVVEAVTAQLNSFTHTCFTVSPYEGYVAVAEKLNDLTPGDHVKRTALFNSGAEAVENAVKIARHFTKKQAVVAFDHAYHGRTNLTMGLTAKNIPYKSGFGPFASEVYRAPLSYPFRDGGLSGAEAAARAISVIEKQIGAENLAAIIIEPIQGEGGFIVPAQGFLPALVEWAKQNDVVFIADEVQTGFARTGAWFASEHEGIVPDLVVAAKGIAGGLPLSAVTGRADIMDSAMAGGLGGTYGGNPLACAAALATIETYEADGLIERAREIGAVLIGRLNALRTADPRIGDVRGRGAMVAIELVDPATGAPDAALTNAVAKYAHANGVVVLTCGTYGNVIRFLPPLTISDELLIDGLSVVAEGLKNA; encoded by the coding sequence ATGACTCTCGTCGACACCCCGGCCACCATGACCGGAGGACCCGCGCTCGCCCAGGAGCGCCGTCTCGTCACCGCCATCCCCGGCCCGCGCTCGCAGGAGCTCATGGCCCGCAAGGCCGCAGCCGTCGCCTCGGGCGTCGGCCACACCCTGCCCATCTCGGTCGTCGCAGCGGGCGGAGGCGTCATCGTCGACGCCGACGGCAACTCGCTCATCGACCTCGGTTCGGGCATCGCCGTCACCGGCGTGGGCAACTCGGCTCCCCGCGTCGTCGAAGCCGTCACCGCGCAGCTGAACTCGTTCACCCACACGTGCTTCACCGTCTCGCCGTACGAGGGCTACGTCGCCGTCGCCGAGAAGCTGAACGACCTCACCCCCGGCGACCACGTCAAGCGCACGGCCCTCTTCAACTCGGGCGCCGAGGCCGTCGAGAACGCGGTCAAGATCGCCCGCCACTTCACGAAGAAGCAGGCCGTCGTCGCGTTCGACCACGCCTACCACGGCCGCACGAACCTCACCATGGGCCTCACCGCGAAGAACATCCCGTACAAGAGCGGCTTCGGGCCGTTCGCCTCCGAGGTGTACCGCGCGCCCCTCAGCTACCCGTTCCGCGACGGCGGCCTCTCGGGCGCCGAGGCCGCGGCCCGCGCCATCTCCGTCATCGAGAAGCAGATCGGCGCCGAGAACCTCGCCGCGATCATCATCGAGCCCATCCAGGGCGAGGGCGGCTTCATCGTCCCCGCGCAGGGCTTCCTCCCCGCGCTCGTCGAGTGGGCGAAGCAGAACGACGTCGTCTTCATCGCCGACGAGGTGCAGACCGGCTTCGCCCGTACCGGCGCCTGGTTCGCGAGCGAGCACGAGGGCATCGTGCCCGACCTCGTCGTGGCGGCCAAGGGCATCGCCGGCGGCCTGCCGCTCTCGGCGGTCACCGGCCGTGCCGACATCATGGACTCCGCGATGGCCGGCGGCCTCGGCGGCACCTACGGCGGCAACCCGCTCGCCTGCGCCGCGGCGCTCGCCACCATCGAGACCTACGAAGCAGACGGCCTCATCGAGCGCGCCCGCGAGATCGGCGCCGTGCTCATCGGCCGCCTGAACGCGCTGCGCACCGCCGACCCCCGCATCGGCGACGTCCGCGGACGCGGCGCCATGGTCGCGATCGAGCTCGTCGACCCCGCCACCGGCGCCCCCGACGCCGCGCTCACGAACGCGGTCGCGAAGTACGCCCACGCCAACGGCGTCGTCGTGCTGACCTGCGGCACCTACGGCAACGTGATCCGGTTCCTGCCCCCGCTCACCATCTCCGACGAACTGCTCATCGACGGCCTCTCGGTCGTCGCGGAAGGACTGAAGAACGCATGA
- a CDS encoding Glu/Leu/Phe/Val family dehydrogenase: MTDLLAATTTSTATDASASPLIAAGSAAQHIATPLTDARAQLAEAVGLLGYTDGLHQMLATPRRELTVSVPLRMDSGESRLYIGHRVQHNFSRGPAKGGLRYAPNVNLDEVRALAMWMTWKCALLDVPYGGAKGGIAIDPREHSKAELERVTRRYTSEILPIIGPERDIPAPDVGTDEQTMAWIMDTYSVTSGYTVPGIVTGKPIALGGSQGRASATSRGVTHIALAALRHRGIEPSRATAAVQGFGKVGADAARFLSEAGVRVAGVSDQYGAVYNATGLDVEALTDHVRATGSVVGFAGAEAIDGAQLLTLDVDLLVPAAVEGVLHEGNAAAVRATVIVEGANGPTTPGADSILRENGVLVVPDILANAGGVIVSYFEWVQANQAYWWRADEVESRLEERMLSAWQHVLGYAEARGLSLRTAATALAVERVAEAHKLRGLYP; the protein is encoded by the coding sequence ATGACCGACCTCCTGGCGGCGACGACGACGTCGACCGCAACGGATGCCTCGGCGAGCCCGCTGATCGCAGCGGGCTCCGCCGCGCAGCACATCGCGACGCCCCTCACCGACGCGCGCGCCCAGCTCGCCGAGGCGGTCGGCCTCCTCGGCTACACCGACGGCCTGCACCAGATGCTCGCGACTCCGCGCCGCGAGCTCACCGTGTCGGTGCCGCTGCGCATGGACTCCGGTGAGAGCCGGCTCTACATCGGTCACCGCGTGCAGCACAACTTCTCGCGAGGCCCGGCCAAGGGCGGCCTGCGCTACGCGCCCAACGTGAACCTCGACGAGGTTCGGGCCCTCGCGATGTGGATGACCTGGAAGTGCGCCCTGCTCGACGTGCCGTACGGCGGCGCGAAGGGCGGAATCGCGATCGACCCCCGCGAGCACTCCAAGGCCGAGCTCGAGCGCGTGACCCGCCGCTACACGAGCGAGATCCTGCCGATCATCGGCCCGGAGCGCGACATCCCTGCGCCCGACGTCGGCACCGACGAGCAGACGATGGCCTGGATCATGGACACCTACTCCGTGACCAGCGGCTACACGGTGCCCGGCATCGTGACCGGCAAGCCCATCGCGCTCGGCGGTTCGCAGGGGCGGGCGAGCGCGACCTCGCGTGGGGTGACCCACATCGCGCTCGCCGCGCTCCGCCACCGCGGCATCGAACCGTCGCGGGCGACCGCAGCGGTGCAGGGCTTCGGCAAGGTCGGTGCGGATGCCGCGCGGTTCCTCTCCGAGGCCGGCGTGCGCGTCGCCGGAGTGAGCGACCAGTACGGCGCCGTGTACAACGCGACGGGCCTCGACGTCGAGGCGCTCACCGACCACGTGCGGGCGACCGGCTCGGTCGTCGGCTTCGCCGGTGCCGAGGCGATCGACGGCGCGCAGCTCCTCACGCTCGACGTCGACCTGCTCGTGCCGGCCGCCGTCGAGGGCGTGCTGCACGAGGGCAACGCGGCGGCCGTGCGGGCCACCGTCATCGTCGAGGGCGCCAACGGCCCGACGACCCCCGGAGCCGACAGCATCCTGCGCGAGAACGGCGTGCTCGTCGTGCCCGACATCCTCGCGAACGCGGGCGGCGTCATCGTCTCGTACTTCGAATGGGTGCAGGCGAACCAGGCCTACTGGTGGCGTGCCGACGAAGTGGAGTCCAGACTGGAGGAGCGGATGCTCAGCGCGTGGCAGCACGTGCTGGGATACGCCGAGGCGCGGGGGCTCTCGCTTCGCACCGCCGCGACGGCGCTCGCCGTCGAACGCGTCGCCGAAGCGCACAAGCTGCGCGGCCTCTACCCCTGA
- a CDS encoding PucR family transcriptional regulator, with product MQPTVQTLLDRPELALGLLTPAAQLPEGALAARVVWAHSSDLADPTPFLDAGHVLLTTGTQFGDDAETGFAAAYVERLRETGVAALGFGTEVIREGTPESLVEACAAQGLPLFEVPYRVPFIAIARTVADLIAEDAYARQAWALNAQRAISLAALRPDGLSATLAELSHRLGAWVGLIDATGSLDREAPLDGLGQPLLGEVVGEARSMLRRGQRASRTLVAGDSTQSPQRMTLQTLGGGGALRGVLAIGDSPELDQAGREVVTSVIALAGLALEQNRDLDRARGHLRSGLLRGILAGDLTLAERVATEMWGPLPSAPMRIAVTDAPLTGVDRLTELLELRVEERGGRLFFGRDDEQFVLVLEEADSGLADELAAEFELPVGLSDPIGTGGIALAHEQALRAVERARESGSGVVHFDEISRQGVLAFLARTDARAVALATLAPLTEHDAESGTALLTTTRTWLEHGGQFDATAQALGVHRHTVRSRIALAERLLGRDLSGFHARADLWAALLAVD from the coding sequence GTGCAGCCGACCGTGCAGACCCTGCTCGACCGCCCCGAGCTCGCTCTGGGCCTCCTCACCCCGGCCGCGCAGCTGCCCGAGGGCGCGCTCGCGGCGCGGGTGGTCTGGGCGCACAGCTCCGACCTCGCCGACCCCACGCCGTTCCTCGACGCCGGCCACGTGCTGCTGACGACCGGCACGCAGTTCGGCGACGACGCCGAGACCGGCTTCGCCGCCGCGTATGTCGAACGCCTCCGCGAGACCGGCGTCGCCGCCCTCGGCTTCGGCACCGAGGTGATCCGCGAGGGCACCCCCGAGTCGCTCGTCGAGGCCTGCGCCGCGCAGGGCCTGCCGCTCTTCGAGGTGCCCTATCGGGTGCCGTTCATCGCGATCGCCCGCACGGTCGCCGACCTCATCGCCGAAGACGCCTACGCACGACAGGCCTGGGCGCTGAACGCGCAGCGCGCGATCTCGCTCGCGGCACTGCGCCCCGACGGCCTCTCGGCCACCCTCGCCGAGCTCTCCCATCGTCTCGGCGCCTGGGTCGGGCTCATCGACGCGACCGGGTCCCTCGACCGCGAAGCGCCGCTCGACGGCCTCGGTCAGCCGCTCCTCGGCGAGGTCGTGGGCGAGGCTCGATCGATGCTGCGCCGCGGCCAGCGCGCCAGCCGCACGCTGGTCGCCGGCGACTCGACGCAGTCACCGCAGCGCATGACCCTGCAGACGCTCGGCGGCGGCGGGGCGCTCCGCGGGGTGCTCGCGATCGGCGACTCCCCCGAACTCGACCAGGCCGGCCGTGAGGTCGTCACCTCGGTGATCGCGCTCGCCGGTCTCGCGCTCGAGCAGAACCGCGACCTCGACCGGGCACGCGGCCACCTGCGATCCGGGCTGCTCCGCGGCATCCTCGCAGGCGACCTGACGCTCGCCGAGCGGGTCGCGACCGAGATGTGGGGGCCTCTGCCGTCGGCGCCCATGCGCATCGCCGTGACGGATGCCCCGCTCACGGGCGTCGACCGACTGACCGAGCTGCTCGAGCTGCGCGTCGAGGAGCGGGGCGGCCGGCTCTTCTTCGGCCGCGACGACGAGCAGTTCGTGCTCGTGCTGGAGGAGGCCGACTCCGGCCTCGCCGACGAGCTCGCCGCGGAGTTCGAACTGCCGGTCGGCCTCTCTGATCCGATCGGCACGGGCGGCATCGCACTCGCGCACGAGCAGGCGCTGCGCGCCGTCGAGCGGGCCCGCGAGTCGGGCTCGGGCGTCGTGCACTTCGACGAGATCAGTCGGCAGGGCGTGCTCGCGTTCCTCGCCCGCACCGATGCCCGCGCGGTCGCGCTCGCGACCCTCGCCCCGCTGACCGAGCACGACGCCGAGAGCGGCACCGCCCTGCTCACGACCACCCGCACCTGGCTCGAGCACGGCGGTCAGTTCGACGCCACCGCGCAGGCGCTCGGCGTGCACCGGCACACGGTGCGCAGCCGCATCGCCCTTGCGGAGCGGCTGCTCGGCCGCGACCTCTCGGGCTTCCACGCCCGCGCCGACCTGTGGGCGGCGCTCCTCGCGGTCGACTGA